From the genome of Bradyrhizobium elkanii USDA 76, one region includes:
- the glnA gene encoding type I glutamate--ammonia ligase, with translation MKTAKDVLKSIKDNDVKYVDLRFTDPRGKWQHVTFDVSMIDDDIFAEGTMFDGSSIAGWKAINESDMCLMPDPVTATIDPFFAETTMVITCDVLEPTTGEPYNRDPRGIAKKAEAMVKSMGVGDTVFVGPEAEFFVFDDVRYSAEPYNTGFRLDSSELPINSATEYEGGNLGHRIRTKAGYFPVPPQDSVQDMRSEMLGAMAKMGVKVEKHHHEVASAQHELGMKFDTLTLMADQMQVYKYCIHQVAHIYGKTATFMPKPVYGDNGSGMHVHQSIWKDGKPTFAGNKYADLSETCLHYIGGIIKHAKAINAFTNPSTNSYKRLVPGYEAPVLLAYSARNRSASCRIPYTANPKAKRVEVRFPDPMANPYLGFAAMLMAGLDGIKNKIDPGPAMDKDLYDLPKEELKQIPTVCGSLREALESLDKDRAFLKNGGVFDDDFIDAYIELKMTEVARFEMTPHPVEFEMYYSL, from the coding sequence ATGAAGACCGCCAAAGACGTCCTGAAATCGATCAAGGACAACGACGTCAAATACGTCGACCTGCGCTTCACCGATCCGCGCGGCAAGTGGCAGCACGTCACCTTCGACGTCAGCATGATCGACGATGACATCTTCGCCGAGGGAACGATGTTCGACGGCTCGTCGATCGCCGGCTGGAAGGCGATCAATGAATCCGACATGTGCCTGATGCCCGACCCGGTCACCGCGACGATCGACCCGTTCTTCGCCGAGACCACCATGGTCATCACCTGCGACGTGCTCGAGCCGACCACCGGCGAGCCTTACAACCGCGACCCCCGCGGCATCGCCAAGAAGGCCGAGGCGATGGTGAAGTCGATGGGCGTGGGCGACACCGTGTTCGTCGGCCCCGAGGCCGAATTCTTCGTGTTCGACGACGTGCGCTATTCGGCCGAACCCTACAACACCGGCTTCCGCCTCGACTCCTCCGAGTTGCCGATCAACTCGGCGACCGAATATGAGGGCGGCAACCTCGGCCACCGCATCCGCACCAAGGCCGGCTACTTCCCGGTGCCGCCGCAGGACTCGGTGCAGGACATGCGCTCGGAGATGCTCGGCGCGATGGCCAAGATGGGCGTCAAGGTCGAGAAGCACCACCACGAGGTGGCGTCGGCCCAGCACGAGCTCGGCATGAAGTTCGACACCCTGACGCTGATGGCCGACCAGATGCAGGTCTACAAGTACTGCATCCACCAGGTCGCCCACATCTACGGCAAGACCGCCACCTTCATGCCGAAGCCGGTCTATGGCGACAACGGCTCGGGCATGCACGTCCACCAGTCGATCTGGAAGGACGGCAAGCCGACCTTCGCCGGCAACAAATACGCCGACCTGTCGGAGACCTGCCTGCACTATATCGGCGGCATCATCAAGCACGCCAAGGCTATCAACGCCTTCACCAACCCGTCCACCAACTCCTACAAGCGTCTGGTCCCGGGCTATGAAGCCCCGGTGCTGCTCGCCTACTCGGCGCGCAACCGTTCGGCGTCCTGCCGCATCCCCTACACCGCGAACCCGAAGGCCAAGCGCGTCGAGGTGCGTTTCCCCGACCCGATGGCCAATCCCTATCTCGGCTTCGCCGCGATGCTGATGGCCGGCCTCGACGGCATCAAGAACAAGATCGATCCGGGTCCGGCGATGGACAAGGACCTCTACGATCTGCCGAAGGAAGAGTTGAAGCAGATCCCGACCGTGTGCGGCTCGCTGCGCGAGGCGCTCGAGAGCCTCGACAAGGACCGCGCGTTCCTCAAGAACGGCGGCGTGTTCGACGACGACTTCATCGACGCCTATATCGAGCTCAAGATGACCGAGGTCGCCCGTTTCGAGATGACCCCGCACCCGGTCGAGTTCGAGATGTACTACTCGCTGTAA
- a CDS encoding hybrid sensor histidine kinase/response regulator, whose amino-acid sequence MNLSGRLAMGMMFPVAALLLALGFIHGVTWPGILLAGGAVAVVLMTAEVIARSLSRTPAQLVRAAEALSRGQQVTLGSSDDGETAQLAATLAELSAQLGSRQHLLEKTVESIRDPVVVADEHGMIVIVNAAARRLYSVEPGFDTLTGVRTFQNYYADGTTVMPIPDTPMARALRGDNVDDFELIVKPQPPQPAVFLVVNARPLRDDTGNLRGAVAVLHDVTAQRRAHQALVESEQMAQAIVRTALDAFVQTDQDGFILDWSPQAEALTGWTRSEAVGHRVVELVFPEELRLAHRQRITRFLQETAAGGMGMRYETACLHRDGHRFYVEVSLNALRRGDGWIINSFVRDVSQRRIAEEQLIQAQKSESLGRLTGGIAHDFNNMLTVITGTIEILADGVKDNPQLAAIAKLISDAADRGAQLTSSLLAFARKQPLQPAETDVNDLVGEVVRLLSQTLGSQTEIRTELGRNAWLAFVDRSQLGAALVNLAINARDAMPDGGTLSFATRNIQLGIPDAVTCGVERAGDHLVIEVTDTGTGISPTHLEKIFDPFFSTKEVGQGAGLGLSMVFGFVKQSGGGIEVKSEQGRGTIFRIYLPKADGTAQRAAEEDDLPVRGGDETILCVEDDPTIRDYVTGQLESLGYHVLVAANADVALEIVKRGTAFDLLFTDIVMPGSMNGRQLAETLMAGRPALRVLFTSGYSDGVLPAQQGRGGHGIPLLIKPYRRGELARMLRRCLDLQVDFQGDPVPQPYSVQPDLERFLRENPPGKT is encoded by the coding sequence ATGAATTTGTCGGGCCGTCTGGCGATGGGGATGATGTTTCCCGTCGCCGCGCTCCTGCTCGCGCTGGGCTTCATCCATGGCGTGACCTGGCCGGGCATTCTGCTCGCGGGTGGCGCGGTTGCGGTGGTATTGATGACGGCTGAGGTGATTGCGAGATCGCTGTCCAGGACGCCCGCCCAGCTGGTGCGGGCTGCGGAGGCGCTGTCGCGCGGCCAGCAGGTCACGCTCGGCTCGAGCGATGACGGCGAGACCGCTCAGCTTGCGGCGACGCTGGCCGAATTGTCGGCGCAGCTGGGCAGCAGGCAGCACCTGCTGGAGAAGACCGTCGAGAGCATCCGCGATCCGGTGGTGGTCGCCGACGAGCACGGGATGATCGTGATCGTCAACGCCGCGGCGCGGCGGCTGTACAGCGTCGAACCCGGGTTTGATACCCTGACCGGCGTTCGCACCTTCCAGAACTATTATGCCGACGGCACCACCGTGATGCCGATCCCGGACACGCCGATGGCGCGTGCGCTGCGCGGCGATAACGTCGACGATTTCGAGCTGATCGTCAAACCGCAACCGCCGCAACCGGCCGTATTCCTTGTCGTCAACGCGCGGCCGCTGCGCGACGATACCGGCAATCTGCGGGGCGCGGTCGCCGTGCTGCACGACGTCACCGCGCAGCGGCGGGCACACCAGGCGCTGGTCGAGAGCGAGCAGATGGCGCAGGCCATCGTCAGGACCGCGCTCGACGCCTTCGTCCAGACCGACCAGGACGGCTTCATTCTCGACTGGAGCCCGCAGGCCGAGGCGCTGACTGGCTGGACGCGGTCCGAGGCGGTCGGCCATCGGGTGGTCGAACTGGTGTTTCCGGAGGAGCTGCGCCTTGCGCACCGGCAGCGGATCACCCGCTTCCTGCAGGAAACCGCGGCCGGCGGCATGGGCATGCGCTATGAAACGGCGTGCCTGCACCGCGACGGTCACCGGTTCTATGTCGAGGTGTCGCTCAACGCGCTGCGCCGCGGCGACGGCTGGATCATCAATTCCTTTGTCAGGGATGTCAGCCAGCGCCGGATCGCCGAGGAGCAGTTGATCCAGGCGCAGAAGTCGGAATCGCTGGGGCGGCTGACCGGCGGCATCGCGCACGACTTCAACAACATGCTGACCGTGATCACCGGCACGATCGAGATCCTCGCCGACGGCGTCAAGGACAACCCGCAGCTTGCTGCGATCGCCAAGCTGATCAGCGATGCCGCCGATCGCGGCGCGCAGCTCACCTCGAGCCTCCTGGCATTCGCGCGCAAGCAACCACTGCAGCCCGCCGAGACCGACGTCAACGACCTGGTCGGCGAGGTGGTCCGGCTGCTGTCGCAGACGCTCGGCTCGCAGACCGAGATCAGGACGGAGCTCGGCCGCAACGCCTGGCTCGCCTTCGTCGACCGCAGCCAGCTTGGTGCCGCGCTGGTCAATCTCGCCATCAATGCGCGCGATGCCATGCCTGACGGCGGCACGCTGAGCTTTGCGACCCGCAACATCCAGCTCGGGATTCCCGACGCCGTGACGTGCGGCGTCGAGCGCGCCGGCGATCATCTCGTGATCGAGGTGACCGATACCGGCACCGGCATTTCGCCGACGCATCTGGAGAAGATCTTCGATCCGTTCTTTTCCACCAAGGAGGTCGGGCAGGGCGCCGGGCTCGGGCTCAGCATGGTGTTCGGCTTCGTCAAGCAAAGCGGCGGCGGTATCGAGGTCAAGAGCGAGCAGGGGCGCGGCACCATCTTCAGGATCTATCTGCCGAAGGCCGACGGCACCGCACAGCGCGCGGCGGAGGAGGACGATCTGCCCGTCAGGGGTGGCGACGAGACGATCCTGTGCGTCGAGGACGACCCTACGATCCGGGACTATGTCACGGGCCAGCTCGAAAGCCTCGGCTACCACGTGTTGGTCGCGGCAAACGCGGACGTCGCGCTCGAAATCGTCAAACGCGGCACCGCGTTCGACCTTCTGTTCACCGATATCGTGATGCCCGGCAGCATGAACGGCCGGCAATTGGCGGAGACACTGATGGCGGGGCGCCCGGCGCTGCGGGTGCTGTTCACCTCGGGCTACAGCGACGGCGTGCTGCCTGCGCAGCAGGGGCGTGGCGGGCACGGCATTCCGCTGCTCATCAAGCCCTATCGGCGCGGCGAACTGGCGCGGATGCTGCGGCGCTGCCTTGATCTTCAGGTCGACTTTCAGGGCGATCCGGTTCCACAGCCTTATTCCGTGCAGCCCGATCTCGAACGCTTCCTGCGCGAGAATCCGCCCGGGAAGACGTAG
- a CDS encoding LysR family transcriptional regulator yields MSQINFKLLHMFIAVAENKSFRQASEQLNRSQSAVSMQIKLLEDQVGAALFHRTTRRVELTAEGLQLLTHARRALGEWENGLREIREVIDIQRGTLSLACVPTIAATILPQALHAFQASYPGININLRELAAEDMLDCLRRREADFGIGPETDGSTEFQFAPLFNDPIYALATKAFPFRKRSAVDLTELSAYPILLNSKSAALRSMLERALATRNLQMKIKFEVEHSYTLAALAGAGLGVGILPKVALPRPIRKTMQALPIVNPTLERTVCIVSLRGQSFSPAAGALTSVIHKFLKPRP; encoded by the coding sequence ATGTCGCAGATCAATTTCAAGCTGCTGCACATGTTCATCGCGGTCGCCGAGAACAAGAGCTTTCGCCAGGCCTCCGAGCAGCTCAACCGCTCGCAATCCGCGGTCAGCATGCAGATCAAGCTGCTGGAGGACCAGGTCGGCGCCGCCCTGTTTCATCGCACCACGCGGCGCGTCGAGCTGACCGCGGAGGGACTGCAACTGCTGACGCATGCCCGGCGCGCGCTCGGCGAATGGGAGAACGGCCTGCGCGAGATCCGCGAGGTCATCGACATCCAGCGCGGCACGCTGTCGCTGGCCTGCGTTCCCACCATTGCCGCGACCATCCTGCCGCAGGCGCTGCATGCCTTCCAGGCGAGCTATCCCGGCATCAACATCAATCTGCGCGAGCTTGCGGCCGAGGACATGCTGGACTGCCTGCGCCGGCGCGAGGCGGATTTCGGCATCGGGCCGGAGACGGACGGCTCGACCGAGTTTCAGTTTGCGCCGCTGTTCAACGACCCGATCTATGCGCTGGCGACGAAGGCGTTTCCGTTTCGCAAGCGCAGCGCGGTCGACCTGACCGAGCTGTCCGCCTATCCGATCCTGCTCAACTCAAAATCGGCGGCGCTGCGCTCGATGCTGGAGCGCGCGCTCGCCACGCGCAATCTGCAGATGAAGATCAAGTTCGAGGTCGAGCACAGCTACACGCTGGCCGCGCTGGCCGGCGCCGGCCTCGGCGTCGGCATCCTGCCGAAGGTCGCCTTGCCGCGGCCGATCAGGAAGACGATGCAGGCGCTGCCGATCGTCAATCCGACGTTGGAGCGCACGGTCTGCATCGTCTCGCTGCGCGGACAATCGTTCTCGCCGGCCGCCGGCGCGCTGACATCAGTGATTCACAAATTTCTCAAGCCGCGGCCCTAG
- a CDS encoding P-II family nitrogen regulator has protein sequence MKKIEAIIKPFKLDEVKEALQEVGLQGITVTEAKGFGRQKGHAELYRGAEYIVDFLPKVKIEIVIGDDLVEKAIDAIRRAAQTGRIGDGKIFVSNIEEAIRIRTGESGLDAI, from the coding sequence GTGAAGAAGATTGAAGCCATCATCAAGCCCTTCAAGCTCGACGAGGTGAAAGAAGCGCTCCAGGAAGTCGGACTGCAAGGCATCACCGTGACCGAGGCCAAGGGATTTGGCCGCCAGAAGGGCCATGCCGAACTCTATCGCGGTGCGGAATACATCGTCGACTTCCTGCCCAAGGTGAAGATCGAGATCGTGATCGGCGACGACCTCGTCGAGAAGGCGATCGACGCGATCCGCCGCGCCGCGCAGACCGGCCGGATCGGCGACGGCAAGATCTTCGTCTCCAACATCGAGGAAGCCATCCGCATCCGGACCGGCGAATCCGGGCTGGACGCTATTTAA
- a CDS encoding helix-turn-helix domain-containing protein: protein MIDTAQRTQAIFMPLGYMLGQDPLLIKADMLVRRTGKNPITVRGLAHALGLSERTLNRRFRELTHEPPQAFIMRRRVEHARTLLETTAQPIKAIARATGYEDESSFRKAFRKLTLTSLQAYRAQRSIRAA, encoded by the coding sequence GTGATCGACACCGCGCAGCGCACCCAGGCGATCTTCATGCCGCTCGGCTACATGCTCGGCCAGGATCCGCTGCTGATCAAGGCGGACATGCTGGTGCGCCGCACCGGCAAGAACCCGATCACGGTGCGCGGCCTCGCACACGCGCTCGGCCTCAGCGAACGCACGCTGAACCGCCGCTTCCGCGAACTGACCCACGAGCCTCCGCAGGCCTTCATCATGCGTCGCCGCGTCGAGCACGCCCGCACGCTGCTGGAGACCACAGCGCAGCCGATCAAGGCGATCGCCCGCGCCACCGGCTATGAGGACGAGAGCAGCTTTCGAAAAGCCTTCCGCAAGCTCACGCTCACCTCACTCCAGGCCTACCGCGCGCAGCGATCGATCCGTGCGGCCTGA
- a CDS encoding GNAT family N-acetyltransferase, whose product MTNSGLSIRRLTPADTDAAAGVHRAAFDETLPWLAGPRTPDEDRWFYREQMFATCTLWGGAFDGAAMSGVIAFRDGWIGQLYVLPGAQGRGIGGALLEIARPGPAAALDVSMQRPRAASTRRAVLSRMRRPTSSATRRGSPACAIAGRAGRRVSDIDRNS is encoded by the coding sequence ATGACGAATTCGGGATTGAGTATTAGGCGGCTCACGCCGGCCGACACGGATGCCGCCGCGGGCGTGCATCGCGCGGCGTTCGACGAGACGCTGCCGTGGCTCGCCGGCCCGCGCACGCCCGACGAAGATCGCTGGTTCTATCGCGAGCAGATGTTTGCTACCTGCACGCTGTGGGGGGGGGCGTTCGACGGCGCGGCGATGAGCGGCGTGATCGCATTCCGCGACGGCTGGATCGGGCAGCTCTACGTGCTGCCGGGCGCACAGGGCCGCGGCATCGGCGGCGCGCTGCTCGAGATCGCAAGACCCGGACCGGCTGCAGCTCTGGACGTTTCAATGCAACGCCCGCGCGCCGCTTCTACGAGACGCGCGGTTTTGTCGCGGATGAGGAGACCGACGTCATCGGCGACGAGGAGAGGGAGCCCGGCGTGCGCTATCGCTGGACGCGCGGGCCGGCGGGTGAGTGATATTGACCGGAATAGCTGA
- a CDS encoding flavin reductase family protein has protein sequence MIAPSSQLSTAARTAGALHHDVDPASYRAAMRHHAGAVTILSAGGPGDRTGMTATSVCSLSDAPPRLIACVNRSASAHGLIRRTAAFGVNMLHADQAELANVFAGRRGIERDDRFSDADGWLSLATGTPILKGALIGLDCELIDEHAHDTHSIFVGAVRAMHLREGETPLIYFGGAFCGLARRA, from the coding sequence ATGATCGCACCGAGCAGCCAGCTCTCTACCGCCGCACGGACCGCCGGTGCGCTTCACCACGACGTCGACCCTGCGTCCTATCGCGCGGCGATGCGCCACCACGCCGGTGCGGTGACGATCCTATCGGCGGGCGGGCCGGGCGACAGAACGGGCATGACGGCGACGTCGGTCTGTTCGCTGTCGGACGCGCCGCCGCGGCTGATCGCCTGCGTCAACCGTTCGGCGAGCGCGCATGGCCTGATCCGGCGCACCGCAGCCTTCGGCGTCAACATGCTGCACGCCGACCAGGCCGAACTGGCCAATGTGTTCGCCGGCCGCCGCGGCATCGAGCGGGACGATCGGTTTTCCGACGCCGACGGCTGGCTGTCGCTTGCCACCGGCACGCCGATCCTTAAGGGTGCGCTGATCGGGCTCGACTGCGAGCTGATCGACGAGCATGCGCACGACACGCATTCGATTTTCGTCGGCGCGGTCCGCGCGATGCATCTGCGGGAGGGGGAGACGCCGCTGATCTATTTTGGTGGCGCGTTCTGCGGATTGGCCCGGCGGGCCTAG
- a CDS encoding ABC transporter substrate-binding protein, with the protein MQDRKWSRRDWLKVTAATAAGMVFAEPLRAAAPPAEAVTPELIAAAKKEGKISFYSALELNTAERLARDFEQKYPGISVRVERSGAERIFQRIAQEQGSGINAVDVANSTDPAHYLDWKKNDWLAAYVPEDVARHFPADQIDPDGTSATSCAWFEVIGYNTEQVKREEAPKSYADLLDPKWRGKIVKGHPSYSGAIMTATFVLARDLGWPYLEKLSQQRVMQVQSAADPPKKILLGERAVMADGNDYNLVLAKDQGKPVEVVYPTEGAPLIIVPSGIFKNAPNPNAARLFQSYFFSAETQQMLADEFAHRSFHGKVKEKAGHVPLDKLKMLKADPAQVQVQSEEIKAKYAKLFRV; encoded by the coding sequence ATGCAGGACCGCAAATGGTCGAGGCGCGACTGGCTCAAGGTGACGGCGGCCACCGCCGCCGGCATGGTATTCGCAGAGCCGCTGCGCGCGGCGGCGCCGCCGGCGGAAGCCGTGACGCCGGAGCTGATCGCAGCCGCGAAGAAGGAAGGCAAGATCTCGTTCTACAGCGCGCTGGAACTGAACACGGCCGAGCGTCTCGCGCGTGACTTCGAGCAGAAATATCCCGGAATCAGCGTCCGCGTCGAGCGCTCCGGCGCGGAGCGCATCTTCCAGCGCATCGCGCAGGAGCAGGGCAGCGGCATCAACGCCGTCGACGTCGCCAATTCCACCGATCCCGCGCATTATCTCGATTGGAAGAAGAACGACTGGCTCGCGGCCTATGTCCCGGAGGACGTCGCCAGGCATTTTCCGGCCGACCAGATCGATCCCGACGGCACCTCGGCGACATCCTGCGCCTGGTTCGAGGTGATCGGCTACAACACCGAGCAGGTGAAGCGCGAGGAGGCGCCGAAGAGCTACGCCGACCTGCTCGATCCCAAGTGGCGCGGCAAGATCGTCAAGGGTCACCCGAGCTATTCCGGCGCGATCATGACCGCGACCTTCGTGCTGGCACGCGACCTCGGCTGGCCGTATCTGGAGAAGCTTTCGCAGCAGCGGGTGATGCAGGTGCAGTCGGCAGCCGATCCACCGAAAAAGATCCTGCTCGGCGAGCGCGCGGTGATGGCCGACGGCAACGACTATAACCTCGTGCTGGCCAAAGATCAGGGCAAGCCTGTCGAGGTGGTCTATCCAACCGAAGGCGCGCCGCTGATCATCGTCCCCAGCGGCATCTTCAAGAACGCGCCGAACCCGAATGCCGCGCGGCTGTTCCAGAGCTATTTCTTCAGCGCCGAGACCCAACAGATGCTGGCCGACGAATTCGCGCACCGTTCGTTCCACGGCAAGGTGAAGGAGAAGGCCGGGCACGTGCCGCTCGACAAACTGAAAATGCTGAAAGCCGATCCGGCCCAGGTGCAGGTGCAGTCCGAGGAGATCAAGGCGAAGTACGCCAAGCTGTTCCGGGTGTGA
- a CDS encoding B12-binding domain-containing radical SAM protein yields the protein MTSPCRVLMIYPKFVPDSFWNYTEACELVGAKYPAAPLGLITVAAMLPKHWEIRLVNRNTEPSTDADLDWADLVMIGGMLNQQPDFLHLIDLAHRHGKPVCVGGPDVSSSPHLYADADFQVIGEAEHIIEEFIAAWERGERKGVFTAEKFKIDVTLSPMPRYDLIKFEHYLFIGVQYSRGCPFTCEFCDIIELYGRVPRTKTPDQILAELQALYDHGYRGHVDFVDDNFIGNKKNLRVLLPRLKAWLEERDYPFEFSTEASINIADDSELLQAMKDANFFGIFVGIESPDPETLVQMKKKQNTRRNIAESVHKIYDYGMFVTAGFIVGFDTEKVSMAQAMIDFIEEASIPVCMVGLLYALPGTQLTRRLAKEGRLHEGHDLMKVEQAGDQCTLGCNFDTKRPLRDILTDYKAVLGHVYSPTGYAGRLSRLAAMLDRSDRRRDLPDGDMRKRLGGIEGVHKIISALPEVREPFWKTFVEVAKSNPGALRYIVMLMALYLHFGPFSKYVIGVIDRRIAELDATPPVRAGALVQ from the coding sequence ATGACGAGTCCCTGCCGCGTCCTCATGATCTATCCGAAGTTCGTTCCGGATTCTTTCTGGAACTATACGGAGGCTTGCGAACTCGTCGGCGCGAAGTATCCGGCGGCGCCACTCGGACTGATCACCGTGGCCGCCATGCTGCCGAAGCACTGGGAGATTCGCCTCGTCAACCGTAACACCGAGCCTTCGACCGACGCGGACCTCGACTGGGCCGATCTCGTCATGATCGGCGGTATGCTCAACCAGCAGCCTGATTTTCTCCACCTGATCGATCTCGCCCACCGGCACGGCAAGCCGGTATGTGTCGGCGGGCCCGACGTCTCCTCCAGCCCGCACCTCTACGCGGATGCGGACTTCCAGGTGATCGGCGAGGCCGAGCACATCATCGAGGAATTCATCGCCGCTTGGGAACGCGGTGAGCGCAAGGGCGTGTTCACCGCCGAGAAATTCAAGATCGATGTCACGCTAAGCCCGATGCCCCGCTACGATTTGATCAAGTTCGAGCATTATCTCTTCATTGGCGTGCAGTATTCGCGCGGCTGCCCGTTTACCTGCGAGTTCTGCGACATTATCGAGCTGTACGGGCGCGTGCCGCGTACCAAAACCCCCGATCAGATTCTCGCCGAGCTGCAAGCGCTCTACGATCACGGTTATCGAGGGCACGTCGATTTCGTCGACGACAATTTCATCGGCAACAAGAAAAACCTCCGAGTCTTGCTGCCGCGGCTCAAAGCCTGGCTGGAAGAGCGGGACTATCCGTTCGAATTCTCGACCGAAGCCTCGATCAATATCGCTGACGACAGCGAACTGCTGCAGGCAATGAAGGACGCCAACTTCTTCGGCATTTTCGTCGGCATTGAGAGTCCGGATCCAGAGACCCTCGTGCAGATGAAGAAAAAGCAGAACACCAGGCGCAACATCGCCGAGAGCGTTCACAAGATCTATGACTATGGCATGTTTGTCACCGCGGGTTTCATCGTCGGGTTCGATACCGAAAAAGTCTCGATGGCACAGGCGATGATCGACTTCATCGAGGAGGCGAGCATTCCAGTCTGCATGGTTGGACTGCTCTATGCGCTGCCTGGCACACAGCTGACGCGGCGGCTGGCTAAGGAAGGCCGACTGCACGAGGGCCATGATCTCATGAAGGTCGAGCAGGCGGGCGACCAGTGCACGCTGGGCTGCAATTTCGACACCAAGCGTCCGCTTCGTGACATCCTCACGGATTACAAGGCCGTGCTCGGGCACGTGTACAGCCCGACGGGATATGCAGGACGGCTGTCGCGGCTTGCCGCCATGCTCGACCGGTCGGACCGGCGCCGCGACCTGCCGGATGGCGACATGCGCAAGAGGCTTGGCGGCATCGAAGGCGTACACAAGATCATAAGTGCCCTGCCGGAGGTTCGCGAGCCGTTCTGGAAGACCTTCGTCGAGGTCGCCAAGTCCAATCCGGGCGCGCTGCGTTACATCGTGATGCTGATGGCGCTGTACTTGCACTTCGGGCCGTTCTCGAAATACGTGATCGGTGTGATTGACCGCCGGATTGCCGAGTTGGACGCTACACCTCCGGTGAGGGCCGGGGCGCTTGTGCAATGA
- a CDS encoding bifunctional ADP-dependent NAD(P)H-hydrate dehydratase/NAD(P)H-hydrate epimerase translates to MDVLTTTEMERADRLTIAAGTPGFALMMSAGQAVAEAAMDLVEEGPIVVVAGRGNNGGDGFVAAAELAARGREVSVILLCERDSLQGDAALAAKGWKYPVLPFNPQALGKPALIIDALFGAGLNRPVKGDPLEMIGAINANGTPVLAVDLPSGINGTTGAVMGAAVQAAETVTFFRKKPAHLLLPGRMYCGRVRVADIGIAAQVLDEIKPLTAENLPEAWRWSFPVPRIDGHKYARGHAVVVSGDLASTGAARLAARAALRAGAGLVTLASPRDALAVNAAALTAVMVRAVDNPIQFAELLGDKRLNACVIGPGAGVSARTRDFVHTALSAQRHLVLDADALTSFAGAPDRLFEAIKASDGQQVVLTPHEGEFPRLFSDISNKHPGRSKLERVRAAAERSGAVVLLKGADTVIASPDGRATVAANAPPWLATAGAGDVLSGIIAGFLAQGVAAFEAASIGVWMHGESASEAGPGLIAEDLTEVLPAVFRRLYDEFGIEY, encoded by the coding sequence ATGGACGTTCTGACGACGACCGAGATGGAACGCGCCGACCGGCTGACCATCGCAGCCGGAACGCCGGGCTTCGCGCTGATGATGAGCGCCGGTCAGGCCGTCGCGGAAGCCGCGATGGACCTGGTCGAGGAGGGGCCGATCGTGGTGGTCGCCGGCCGCGGCAACAATGGCGGCGACGGCTTTGTCGCCGCCGCCGAGCTTGCCGCGCGCGGCCGCGAGGTCTCGGTGATCCTGCTCTGCGAGCGCGACAGCCTGCAGGGCGATGCGGCGCTGGCGGCGAAGGGCTGGAAATATCCGGTGCTGCCGTTCAACCCGCAGGCGCTCGGCAAGCCGGCGCTGATCATCGACGCGCTGTTCGGTGCCGGCCTCAACCGGCCGGTGAAGGGCGATCCGCTGGAGATGATCGGGGCGATCAATGCCAACGGTACGCCGGTGCTGGCGGTCGATCTGCCGAGCGGCATCAACGGCACGACAGGCGCCGTGATGGGGGCCGCCGTGCAGGCGGCCGAGACCGTCACGTTCTTCCGCAAGAAGCCCGCGCATCTGTTGCTGCCGGGCCGGATGTATTGCGGCCGGGTGCGCGTCGCCGACATCGGCATCGCCGCGCAGGTGCTCGACGAGATAAAGCCGCTGACCGCGGAGAACTTGCCGGAGGCCTGGCGCTGGTCGTTTCCGGTGCCCCGGATCGACGGCCACAAGTACGCGCGGGGGCATGCCGTCGTGGTGTCGGGCGATCTCGCCTCGACCGGCGCGGCACGGCTTGCCGCGCGTGCCGCGCTGCGCGCCGGCGCCGGCCTCGTGACGCTGGCCTCGCCGCGCGATGCGCTTGCCGTCAATGCGGCGGCGCTGACCGCGGTGATGGTGCGCGCGGTCGACAATCCGATCCAGTTCGCCGAGCTGCTCGGCGACAAGCGCCTCAATGCCTGCGTGATCGGTCCGGGCGCCGGGGTCAGCGCGCGGACCCGTGACTTCGTCCACACCGCGCTGTCGGCGCAGCGGCATCTGGTGCTCGACGCCGACGCGCTGACCAGCTTTGCCGGCGCGCCGGACCGGCTGTTCGAGGCGATCAAGGCAAGCGACGGGCAGCAGGTGGTGCTGACGCCGCATGAGGGCGAGTTTCCGCGGCTGTTCAGCGATATCTCCAACAAGCATCCCGGCCGTTCCAAGCTCGAGCGCGTGCGCGCGGCGGCCGAGCGCTCCGGCGCGGTGGTACTGCTGAAGGGCGCCGACACGGTGATCGCGTCTCCCGACGGCCGCGCCACCGTCGCCGCCAACGCGCCGCCGTGGCTCGCCACCGCCGGCGCCGGCGACGTGCTGTCAGGCATCATCGCGGGTTTCCTGGCGCAGGGCGTCGCGGCCTTCGAGGCCGCCAGCATCGGCGTCTGGATGCACGGCGAGAGCGCGAGCGAGGCGGGCCCCGGCCTGATCGCGGAAGATCTCACCGAAGTGCTGCCCGCCGTGTTCCGCCGCCTCTATGACGAATTCGGGATTGAGTATTAG